The proteins below come from a single Piscinibacter gummiphilus genomic window:
- the plsY gene encoding glycerol-3-phosphate 1-O-acyltransferase PlsY yields the protein METLYSAAAVVAAYLIGSLSFAVIVSKLMGLSDPRSYGSGNPGATNVLRSGNKAAAILTLVFDVLKGYVPVLLVLIYGARFGLGNGTVAMVGLAAFVGHLWPVFFKFKGGKGVATAAGVLLAFNPWLGAATLLTFVIIVAFFRYVSLGSIVAAVFAPFYQLLIWDAGVIAGAITVMSLLLVWRHSANIQKLLAGKESKLGQKAAGATPNAKPHSTGHKT from the coding sequence ATGGAGACTCTGTATTCCGCCGCCGCGGTGGTCGCGGCCTATTTGATCGGCTCGCTCTCGTTCGCCGTGATCGTCAGCAAATTGATGGGCCTGTCGGACCCGCGCAGCTACGGCTCGGGCAACCCCGGCGCCACCAACGTGCTGCGCTCGGGCAACAAGGCGGCGGCGATCCTCACGCTGGTGTTCGACGTGCTCAAGGGCTATGTGCCGGTGCTGCTGGTGCTGATCTATGGCGCGCGATTCGGCCTCGGCAATGGCACGGTGGCGATGGTGGGCCTGGCGGCCTTTGTCGGGCACCTGTGGCCGGTGTTCTTCAAGTTCAAAGGCGGCAAGGGCGTGGCGACCGCCGCGGGCGTGCTGCTCGCCTTCAACCCCTGGCTCGGTGCGGCCACGCTGCTCACCTTCGTCATCATCGTGGCCTTCTTCCGCTACGTGTCGCTCGGCTCCATCGTCGCGGCGGTGTTCGCACCGTTCTACCAGTTGCTGATCTGGGACGCGGGTGTGATCGCCGGCGCCATCACCGTGATGAGTCTGCTGCTCGTGTGGCGCCACAGCGCCAACATCCAGAAGCTGCTCGCCGGCAAGGAAAGCAAGCTCGGGCAGAAGGCCGCCGGGGCCACGCCAAACGCCAAGCCTCACTCCACAGGACACAAGACATGA
- a CDS encoding RidA family protein, which translates to MTHAVRRFHVGDRLSEMAIHNGTVYLAGQVPDDATQDIKGQTRQVLAMVDKLLAEARTDSAHILMAQIFLADMADFAGMNEVWDDWVAPGDAPPRATVQAKLAKPEWKIEIVVTAALKV; encoded by the coding sequence ATGACCCACGCTGTACGCCGCTTCCACGTGGGCGACCGTCTCTCCGAGATGGCCATCCACAACGGCACCGTCTACCTCGCCGGCCAGGTGCCCGACGACGCGACGCAAGACATCAAGGGCCAGACGCGCCAGGTGCTCGCGATGGTCGACAAGCTGCTCGCCGAGGCGCGCACCGACAGCGCCCACATCCTGATGGCGCAGATCTTCCTCGCCGACATGGCCGACTTCGCCGGCATGAACGAGGTATGGGACGACTGGGTGGCCCCCGGCGACGCCCCACCGCGCGCCACGGTCCAGGCGAAGCTCGCCAAGCCCGAGTGGAAGATCGAAATCGTGGTGACCGCGGCGCTCAAGGTCTAG
- a CDS encoding L-threonylcarbamoyladenylate synthase codes for MPRVIEVHPENPQARLLKQAADILHGGGVAAVPTDSSYALVCHLDDKAAAEKLRRIREVDDKHHLTLLCRDLSELASYARVDNKQYRLLKHATPGPYTFLLEATKEVPRRVSHPSRRTIGLRVPEHKMLQELLDVFGQPLLSTTLIPPGETEPLNDPEEIRERFRGQVEIVLDAGACPMAPTTVVDLTGDEPVLVRLGRGDPAKLGLSA; via the coding sequence ATGCCCCGCGTCATCGAAGTCCACCCCGAGAACCCGCAGGCGCGGCTCCTGAAGCAGGCCGCCGACATCCTGCATGGCGGCGGCGTGGCCGCAGTGCCCACCGATTCGAGCTACGCGCTCGTCTGCCACCTCGACGACAAGGCCGCGGCCGAGAAGCTGCGTCGCATTCGCGAGGTCGACGACAAGCACCATCTCACGCTGCTGTGCCGCGACCTCTCGGAGCTGGCGAGCTACGCCCGCGTCGACAACAAGCAGTACCGCCTGCTCAAGCACGCCACGCCCGGGCCCTACACCTTCCTGCTGGAAGCGACGAAGGAAGTGCCACGCCGTGTGTCACACCCCTCGCGCCGCACCATCGGCCTGCGCGTGCCGGAGCACAAGATGCTCCAGGAGCTGCTCGACGTCTTCGGCCAGCCGCTGCTGTCGACCACACTCATCCCGCCCGGCGAGACCGAGCCGTTGAACGACCCGGAAGAGATCCGCGAGCGCTTCCGCGGCCAGGTCGAGATCGTGCTGGATGCGGGCGCCTGCCCGATGGCGCCGACGACGGTGGTCGACCTGACGGGCGACGAGCCGGTATTGGTGCGCCTCGGGCGCGGCGACCCGGCGAAGCTGGGTTTGTCGGCCTAG
- a CDS encoding DMT family transporter gives MSAVAAHLPAVRHRPLAGIGLILVMGLWFVTLDTTAKYLGQVLPIIVGLFARYAVQALLMGGWLALRLLRGGSNLFRTAHPRFQLLRGTLLLATSALLFLGIRNMPVAEFTAVGMLSPVLVTVLAAIFLHEKVSPLRLALVAGGFAGALIVVRPGAGIFGWVALIPLTMALVYAGFQLLTRRLSNLEHPLTTHFYTGLVGALVVGAILAFQPASAWDAVRNAPPSIWALLMLVGVAGTVGHLCLILAVGMAPMATLMPFTFLQLGFASVAGYLVFNHVPDGWAFVGIAVVGVCGATSVWLNLRESAAAQRIAPADSALTPD, from the coding sequence GTGAGCGCCGTCGCCGCGCATCTGCCCGCGGTGCGTCACCGTCCGCTGGCGGGCATCGGCCTCATCCTCGTGATGGGCCTGTGGTTCGTCACGCTCGACACCACCGCCAAGTACCTCGGGCAGGTGCTGCCGATCATCGTGGGTCTCTTCGCGCGTTATGCCGTGCAGGCGCTGCTGATGGGCGGCTGGCTGGCGCTGCGCCTGCTGCGCGGCGGCAGCAACCTCTTTCGCACCGCGCACCCACGCTTCCAGCTCTTGCGCGGCACGCTGCTGCTGGCGACGAGTGCGCTGCTCTTTCTCGGCATCCGCAACATGCCGGTGGCCGAATTCACCGCGGTGGGCATGCTGTCGCCGGTGCTGGTGACGGTGCTGGCGGCGATCTTCCTGCACGAGAAGGTGTCGCCGCTGCGCCTGGCGCTGGTGGCCGGCGGCTTTGCCGGCGCGCTGATCGTGGTGCGGCCTGGCGCCGGGATCTTCGGCTGGGTGGCGCTCATTCCGCTGACGATGGCGCTCGTCTACGCCGGCTTCCAGCTGCTCACGCGCCGCCTGTCGAACCTGGAACACCCGCTGACCACGCACTTCTACACCGGCCTCGTGGGCGCGCTCGTGGTGGGCGCGATCCTCGCCTTCCAACCCGCCAGCGCCTGGGACGCCGTGCGCAACGCGCCACCGTCGATCTGGGCTCTGCTGATGCTCGTGGGCGTGGCGGGCACGGTGGGGCACCTGTGCCTCATCCTCGCAGTGGGCATGGCGCCGATGGCCACGCTCATGCCCTTCACCTTCCTGCAGCTCGGCTTTGCGAGCGTCGCGGGCTATCTCGTGTTCAACCACGTGCCCGATGGCTGGGCCTTCGTGGGCATCGCGGTGGTGGGTGTGTGCGGCGCCACCTCGGTGTGGCTCAACCTGCGCGAGAGCGCCGCAGCTCAGCGCATCGCGCCGGCCGATTCGGCGCTCACCCCCGATTGA
- a CDS encoding 3',5'-nucleoside bisphosphate phosphatase gives MIRNADLHCHSIVSDGTLEPEALAARAAANGVDLWALTDHDEIAGQQRARAAAHANGMAYLTGTEISITFAETTVHIVGLGFDADDPALAAGLRATRGGREERAREMAAGLAAVGIADAFEGALKYVGNPELISRTHFARFLVETGVCADTSEVFRRFLVEDKPGFVPHRWASLSDAVRWITQAGGIAVIAHPGRYKLTPVQEDALFHEFKQHGGQALEVVTGSHTPAEYGIYADLALAHGLLASRGSDFHSPDESHIDLGTLPALPARLTPVWDALGSRVQYP, from the coding sequence GTGATCCGCAACGCCGACCTGCACTGCCATTCCATCGTGTCCGACGGCACGCTCGAGCCCGAGGCGCTCGCCGCTCGGGCCGCGGCCAACGGGGTCGACCTCTGGGCTCTCACCGACCACGATGAAATCGCCGGCCAGCAGCGAGCCCGTGCCGCCGCCCATGCCAACGGCATGGCCTACCTCACCGGCACCGAGATCTCGATCACCTTCGCCGAGACCACCGTCCACATCGTCGGCCTCGGCTTCGATGCAGACGACCCGGCGCTCGCCGCCGGCCTGCGTGCCACGCGTGGCGGCCGCGAAGAGCGAGCCCGCGAGATGGCCGCCGGCCTGGCAGCGGTCGGCATCGCCGATGCCTTCGAGGGTGCGCTGAAATACGTCGGCAACCCTGAGCTGATCTCGCGCACGCACTTCGCCCGCTTCCTCGTCGAGACCGGTGTGTGCGCCGACACCAGCGAGGTGTTCCGCCGCTTTCTCGTCGAAGACAAACCCGGCTTCGTGCCGCACCGCTGGGCCTCGCTCTCCGACGCCGTGCGCTGGATCACGCAGGCGGGCGGCATCGCCGTCATCGCGCACCCGGGCCGCTACAAGCTCACGCCAGTCCAGGAAGACGCGCTCTTCCATGAATTCAAGCAGCACGGCGGCCAGGCGCTCGAAGTCGTGACCGGTAGCCACACGCCGGCCGAGTACGGCATCTACGCCGACCTCGCGCTGGCGCACGGCCTGCTCGCCTCGCGGGGCTCCGATTTCCACAGCCCCGATGAGAGCCACATCGACCTCGGCACGCTGCCCGCCTTGCCGGCCCGTCTGACCCCGGTGTGGGACGCGCTCGGCTCGCGCGTGCAATACCCGTGA
- a CDS encoding PQQ-dependent sugar dehydrogenase: MKRPPSQENSASAIDLQRRASLARLTALCAAISVPLVSCGGGDSPAPPNVPPAPPPGGGSGGGGNTPPPPPPPPPPAPGVQVTRLNAGAQLPATPWGFVFLPNGRMVVTLKAGQLAVFSADYRSFVTGFSGIPTVDTESQGGLLDIALDPDYTTPGSDWVYISYAEPDRNMLGTAVTRGRLDLVNNQFLDKPPTPLFRQFPKTGVPAHYGSRLAFGRDKTLFITLGEKQSSNLAQDLTTTLGKVVRINRDGSIPGNNPDMGAGARPGIWSYGHRNPQGAAIHPGTGELWISEHGPQGGDEINIARAGQNYGWPNVSYGCDYGATTSTCMIGGGTHAPSYTEPVTWWPGPGNTPPYNSIAWSAMAFYDGAGFPEWQGNLLVASQAGQALWRMTLSGNTVTARERIWEGERVRCVRQGPDGWIYFTTDDGWLYRISR, from the coding sequence ATGAAACGCCCACCTTCTCAGGAAAACTCGGCAAGCGCCATCGACCTGCAGCGCCGCGCCAGCCTGGCCAGACTGACCGCCCTGTGCGCCGCCATCAGCGTGCCGCTGGTGAGTTGCGGTGGGGGCGACTCGCCGGCCCCGCCCAACGTGCCACCGGCACCTCCCCCCGGCGGTGGAAGCGGTGGCGGCGGGAACACGCCCCCTCCGCCGCCCCCACCGCCACCGCCCGCACCGGGCGTGCAGGTCACCCGACTCAACGCCGGCGCCCAGCTCCCGGCCACCCCGTGGGGCTTCGTCTTCCTCCCCAACGGGCGCATGGTCGTCACGCTCAAGGCCGGCCAGCTCGCGGTGTTCAGCGCCGACTACCGAAGCTTCGTCACCGGCTTCTCGGGCATTCCCACGGTCGACACCGAGAGCCAGGGGGGCTTGCTCGACATCGCACTCGACCCCGATTACACGACGCCTGGGTCCGACTGGGTCTACATCTCCTACGCCGAGCCCGACCGCAACATGCTCGGCACGGCGGTCACGCGGGGCCGCCTCGACCTGGTGAACAACCAGTTCCTCGACAAGCCTCCCACCCCGCTCTTCCGCCAGTTCCCGAAGACCGGCGTTCCGGCCCACTACGGCTCGCGCCTCGCCTTCGGACGCGACAAGACGCTCTTCATCACGCTCGGCGAGAAGCAGTCGTCCAACCTCGCGCAAGACCTCACCACCACACTTGGCAAGGTGGTGCGCATCAACCGCGACGGCAGCATCCCCGGCAACAACCCCGACATGGGCGCCGGCGCTCGCCCGGGCATCTGGAGCTACGGCCACCGCAACCCGCAGGGCGCGGCCATCCACCCGGGCACCGGCGAGCTGTGGATCAGCGAGCACGGCCCGCAGGGGGGCGACGAGATCAACATCGCGCGCGCCGGCCAGAACTACGGCTGGCCCAACGTCAGCTATGGCTGCGACTACGGCGCCACCACCTCCACCTGCATGATCGGCGGCGGCACCCACGCGCCCAGCTACACCGAGCCGGTGACCTGGTGGCCGGGCCCCGGCAACACGCCGCCGTACAACTCCATTGCGTGGAGCGCGATGGCGTTCTACGACGGTGCGGGCTTCCCGGAATGGCAGGGCAACCTGCTCGTCGCTTCACAAGCCGGCCAGGCACTCTGGCGCATGACCCTCAGCGGCAACACCGTCACCGCCCGCGAGCGCATCTGGGAGGGTGAGCGAGTACGCTGCGTGCGGCAGGGCCCCGACGGCTGGATCTACTTCACCACCGACGACGGCTGGCTGTACCGCATCAGCCGCTGA
- the recJ gene encoding single-stranded-DNA-specific exonuclease RecJ, which produces MSTPTLRLREVPPRTVWALEQAGVHPLLARLYAARGVRSPDEIDDALASLVAPTQLLGTQAAASFLADAIAARRRICIVADYDCDGATACAVALRGLALLGAEPGTLCHVVPDRAVHGYGLTPAIVDLALQKQPQVLLTVDNGIASLAGVEHARRLGLDVVVTDHHLPAKDADGQVQLPPATVIVNPNQPDCGFPSKNLAGVGVMFYVLLALRSELRARGAFTAETQPRLDALLDLVALGTVADVVKLDANNRRLVAQGLKRIRAGRMQPGVAALFKAAGRDASRATGFDFGFALGPRINAAGRLSDMSLGIECLLTDDPARATELAQLLDTINRERRDVEAGMREQAEAMLARLMPAGDAPPALAIYDPDFHEGVVGIVASRLKDRVHRPTFVFAMGQDGLLKGSGRSINGFHLRDALDLVSKRHPGVLKKFGGHAMAAGATLAEQDFTTFVDAFQRVATEWLDAATLSRTLMTDGPLPVEYFNLDTVRSLDAQVWGQAFEAPLFSDEVEIVSQRLVGEKHLKLAVRHAGALRDAIWFGHSEPLPDRVTLAYQLRIDEYNGQQRLQMIVEAAR; this is translated from the coding sequence GTGAGCACGCCCACCCTGCGCCTGCGCGAGGTGCCGCCCCGCACCGTGTGGGCCCTCGAACAGGCGGGTGTGCACCCGCTGCTCGCGCGCCTGTACGCCGCGCGTGGCGTGCGCAGCCCCGACGAGATCGACGATGCGCTGGCCAGCCTCGTGGCGCCCACCCAGCTCCTGGGCACGCAGGCGGCGGCAAGTTTTCTCGCCGATGCCATCGCCGCACGGCGCCGCATCTGCATCGTGGCCGACTACGACTGCGACGGCGCCACCGCCTGCGCCGTGGCCCTGCGTGGCCTCGCGCTCCTCGGCGCCGAGCCCGGCACGCTGTGCCACGTGGTGCCCGATCGGGCCGTGCACGGCTACGGCCTCACGCCGGCCATCGTCGACCTGGCCCTGCAGAAGCAGCCGCAGGTGCTGCTGACGGTCGACAACGGCATTGCCAGCCTCGCGGGCGTGGAGCACGCGCGCCGCCTGGGCCTCGACGTGGTGGTGACCGACCACCACCTGCCCGCCAAGGATGCCGACGGCCAGGTGCAGCTGCCGCCAGCCACGGTGATCGTGAACCCCAACCAGCCCGACTGCGGCTTCCCGAGCAAGAACCTCGCGGGCGTGGGCGTGATGTTCTACGTGCTGCTGGCGCTTCGCAGCGAACTGCGTGCGCGCGGCGCGTTCACCGCCGAGACGCAGCCGCGGCTCGATGCGCTGCTCGACCTCGTGGCCCTCGGCACCGTGGCCGATGTGGTGAAGCTCGACGCGAACAACCGGCGGCTCGTCGCCCAGGGCTTAAAGCGCATCCGCGCGGGCCGCATGCAGCCCGGCGTGGCCGCGCTCTTCAAGGCCGCGGGGCGCGACGCCTCCCGCGCCACCGGCTTCGATTTCGGCTTTGCACTCGGGCCGCGCATCAACGCGGCGGGGCGCCTGTCCGACATGTCGCTCGGCATCGAATGCCTGCTCACCGACGACCCGGCCCGAGCCACCGAGCTGGCCCAGCTGCTCGACACCATCAACCGCGAGCGTCGCGACGTGGAAGCCGGCATGCGCGAACAGGCCGAGGCGATGCTCGCGCGGCTGATGCCCGCAGGCGATGCACCACCGGCGCTTGCGATCTACGACCCCGACTTCCACGAAGGCGTGGTGGGGATCGTGGCCTCGCGCCTGAAAGACCGCGTGCACCGCCCCACCTTCGTCTTCGCGATGGGGCAGGACGGGCTGCTCAAGGGCTCGGGCCGCTCGATCAACGGCTTTCACCTGCGCGACGCGCTCGACCTCGTCAGCAAGCGCCACCCCGGCGTGCTGAAGAAGTTCGGCGGCCACGCGATGGCCGCGGGGGCGACGCTCGCCGAGCAAGACTTCACGACCTTCGTCGACGCCTTCCAGCGCGTGGCCACCGAGTGGCTCGACGCCGCCACGCTCTCGCGCACGCTGATGACCGACGGCCCCTTGCCGGTCGAATACTTCAACCTCGACACCGTGCGATCGCTCGACGCGCAGGTCTGGGGCCAGGCCTTCGAGGCGCCGCTCTTCAGCGACGAGGTCGAGATCGTCTCGCAGCGCCTCGTCGGCGAGAAGCACTTGAAACTGGCCGTGCGGCATGCCGGCGCGCTACGCGATGCGATCTGGTTCGGCCACAGCGAGCCCCTGCCCGACCGCGTGACGCTGGCCTACCAGCTGCGCATCGACGAATACAACGGCCAGCAGCGTCTGCAGATGATCGTGGAAGCGGCACGCTGA
- a CDS encoding UDP-2,3-diacylglucosamine diphosphatase has product MQRDAAFLQAWAPAAADLPGDDAPREHKRHYRSVWISDLHLGTPGCQAMALLDFLKHVECETLFLVGDIVDGWQLRRSWYWPQAHNDVVQKLLRKARKGTRVIFIPGNHDEFARKYVGHNFGGIDVAEEWVHETADGRKLWVMHGDYFDGVIQCAKWLAHVGDSLYEFTLKLNRHLNSLRARMGLPYWSLSKYLKLKVKRAVSFIGDFENAVAREARRRGVQGVVCGHIHHAELREIDGITYANDGDWVESLTALAEQADGRLEIVDWAEQMRSRHLAPVVVAEVAA; this is encoded by the coding sequence ATGCAACGTGACGCAGCATTCCTTCAAGCATGGGCCCCGGCCGCCGCCGACCTCCCGGGGGATGACGCTCCCCGCGAGCACAAGCGCCACTACCGCAGCGTGTGGATCTCCGACCTGCACCTGGGCACGCCCGGCTGCCAGGCCATGGCGCTGCTCGACTTCCTGAAGCATGTGGAGTGCGAGACGCTCTTTCTCGTGGGCGACATCGTCGACGGCTGGCAGCTGCGCCGCAGCTGGTACTGGCCGCAGGCCCACAACGACGTGGTGCAAAAGCTCCTGCGCAAGGCCCGCAAGGGCACACGGGTGATCTTCATCCCCGGCAACCACGACGAATTCGCGCGCAAGTACGTCGGCCACAACTTTGGCGGCATCGACGTGGCCGAGGAGTGGGTGCACGAGACGGCCGACGGCCGGAAGCTCTGGGTCATGCACGGCGACTACTTCGACGGCGTGATCCAGTGCGCCAAGTGGCTGGCGCATGTGGGCGATTCGCTCTACGAATTCACGCTCAAGCTCAACCGCCACCTCAACTCGCTGCGGGCGCGCATGGGGCTGCCGTACTGGAGCCTGTCGAAGTACCTGAAGCTCAAGGTCAAACGCGCGGTGAGCTTCATCGGCGACTTCGAGAACGCCGTGGCACGCGAGGCGAGGCGGCGAGGCGTGCAGGGTGTCGTGTGCGGGCACATCCACCATGCCGAGCTGCGCGAGATCGATGGCATCACCTACGCCAACGATGGCGACTGGGTCGAGAGCCTCACCGCGCTGGCCGAGCAGGCCGACGGCCGGCTGGAGATCGTCGACTGGGCCGAGCAGATGCGCTCGCGCCACTTGGCGCCGGTGGTGGTGGCCGAGGTCGCCGCATGA
- a CDS encoding glycosyltransferase family 1 protein — MKIALVTDAWRPQVNGVVTTLVELEEGLSALGHEVVLVEPTGFKRFPCPGYREIELAWRPGRKVAQMLDEAQADAIHIATEGPLGSAARAHCLKRGWAFTTAFHTRFPDILAKALHIPERWGYAWFRRFHAPSSGIMVPTAGMLDILRGHGFSPLKAWSHGVDLSLFKPLEGADLGLPRPVFLYVGRVSYEKNLEAFLKLDLPGSKLVYGVGPLEEALKRKYSDVHWRGVVPRPELVKIYSAADAFVFPSCSETFGLVMLEAMACGTPVAAFPVPGPLDVVDPQHDEHDGGVLHDDLRVAALAALQIPREAARRRAMQFDWAEVCHQFVSHLVPSCHASAEAVTKSSQNLHRLVS; from the coding sequence ATGAAGATCGCCCTCGTCACCGACGCCTGGCGGCCGCAGGTCAATGGCGTGGTGACCACGCTGGTCGAGCTGGAAGAGGGCTTGTCTGCCCTGGGGCACGAGGTGGTGCTGGTCGAGCCCACGGGGTTCAAGCGCTTCCCCTGCCCGGGTTATCGCGAGATCGAGCTGGCCTGGCGGCCGGGCCGCAAGGTGGCGCAGATGCTCGATGAAGCGCAGGCCGATGCCATCCACATCGCGACCGAAGGGCCGCTCGGCTCGGCGGCACGGGCGCATTGCCTGAAGCGCGGCTGGGCGTTCACGACCGCCTTCCACACCCGCTTTCCCGACATCCTCGCGAAGGCACTGCACATCCCCGAGCGCTGGGGCTACGCCTGGTTCCGCCGCTTCCACGCGCCGTCCAGCGGGATCATGGTGCCCACCGCCGGCATGCTCGACATCCTGCGCGGGCATGGGTTCTCGCCGCTCAAGGCGTGGTCGCACGGAGTGGACCTGAGCCTCTTCAAGCCGCTCGAGGGGGCCGACCTCGGCCTGCCGCGGCCGGTCTTTCTCTACGTGGGCCGGGTCAGCTACGAGAAGAACCTCGAGGCCTTCCTGAAGCTCGACCTGCCGGGTTCGAAGCTCGTCTACGGCGTCGGCCCGCTCGAAGAAGCGCTCAAGCGCAAGTACTCCGATGTCCACTGGCGCGGAGTGGTGCCCCGGCCCGAGCTGGTGAAGATCTACAGCGCCGCCGATGCGTTCGTGTTCCCGAGCTGCTCGGAGACCTTCGGTTTGGTGATGCTGGAGGCGATGGCCTGCGGCACGCCGGTGGCCGCCTTCCCGGTGCCCGGCCCGCTCGACGTGGTCGACCCGCAGCACGACGAACACGATGGTGGCGTGTTGCACGACGATCTGCGCGTGGCGGCGCTTGCCGCGCTCCAGATCCCGCGCGAGGCGGCCCGCCGGCGGGCGATGCAATTCGACTGGGCCGAGGTGTGTCATCAATTCGTCAGCCATCTCGTGCCGAGCTGTCATGCGAGCGCCGAGGCTGTCACCAAATCGTCGCAAAACCTTCATAGACTGGTCTCATGA
- the ppk1 gene encoding polyphosphate kinase 1, with amino-acid sequence MTPVPTTRTLALLNRESSILAFNRRVLAQARRDDVPLLERLRYICIVSSNMDEFFEVRFADYIEAARQPGAGVSNRDLEVVAMDAHRLIDDQYRCFNDEVMPALEREGIRILNHGDRNEAQRRWVDNFFQRQVRPLLVPVGLDPSHPFPQVANKSLNFIVRLGGQDAFGRENSIAIVKVPRVLPRVIRLPDEIAGGGQSFVLLTSVIRAHLAELFPGREVEAFSQFRLTRDSDLAVDEEDVVNLRQALRSGLTTRHFGQAIRLEVVNTCPPELSAFLLAQFALPEAALYHVNGPVNLVRLNALIDAADAPHLRFPPHEASWPRRLSRDESIFKHLSEVGDVLMHHPYQSFEPVVQFLREAVEDPDVLAIKQTIYRTGSESPLMDLLIEAARRGKEVMAVVELKARFDEEANINWAERLEAVGAQVVYGIVGLKTHAKLLLVTRREGNRLRRYTHLSTGNYNPKTARLYTDVGYLTADPELTSDADAVFQQLASLGKTRPMKQLLQAPFTLHKQMLRLVEQVAQAAREGKPARIVAKVNALTDVPLIDALITAGQAGASIDLIVRGACMLPPGIPGVTDRIRVRSVVGRLLEHSRVLYFRWGTGDDDEALYLSSADWMSRNMFRRIEVAWPVRDAKMRQRVIDECLVPYLHDRQDAWELRADGEYERVGPDGPSAQRALMERYAAGG; translated from the coding sequence ATGACCCCGGTGCCCACGACAAGAACGCTTGCACTGCTCAACCGCGAAAGCTCCATCCTCGCCTTCAACCGCCGGGTGCTGGCCCAGGCGCGGCGGGACGACGTGCCGCTGCTGGAGCGGCTGCGCTACATCTGCATCGTGTCGTCCAACATGGACGAGTTCTTCGAGGTGCGTTTCGCCGACTACATCGAGGCGGCGCGCCAGCCGGGGGCCGGGGTGTCCAACCGCGACCTCGAGGTGGTGGCCATGGATGCGCACCGCCTGATCGACGACCAGTACCGCTGCTTCAACGACGAGGTCATGCCGGCGCTGGAGCGCGAGGGCATCCGCATCCTGAACCACGGTGACCGCAACGAGGCGCAGCGCCGCTGGGTCGACAACTTCTTCCAGCGCCAGGTGCGCCCGCTGCTCGTGCCGGTGGGGCTCGACCCGTCGCACCCCTTTCCACAGGTGGCCAACAAGTCGCTCAACTTCATCGTGCGCCTGGGTGGCCAGGACGCCTTCGGCCGCGAGAACAGCATCGCCATCGTCAAGGTGCCGCGCGTGCTGCCGCGGGTGATCCGACTGCCCGACGAGATCGCCGGCGGCGGCCAGAGCTTCGTGCTGCTCACGAGCGTGATCCGTGCGCACCTGGCCGAGCTCTTCCCGGGTCGCGAGGTGGAGGCGTTTTCGCAGTTCCGGCTCACGCGAGATTCCGACCTCGCGGTCGACGAGGAAGACGTGGTCAACCTGCGCCAGGCCCTGCGCTCGGGCCTCACCACCCGCCACTTCGGCCAGGCCATCCGGCTGGAGGTGGTCAACACCTGCCCGCCGGAGCTGTCGGCGTTCTTGCTCGCGCAGTTCGCCTTGCCCGAGGCCGCGCTGTACCACGTGAACGGCCCGGTGAACCTGGTGCGGCTCAACGCGCTGATCGACGCGGCCGACGCGCCGCACCTGCGTTTCCCGCCGCATGAGGCCTCGTGGCCGCGGCGGCTGTCGCGTGACGAATCCATCTTCAAGCACCTGAGCGAAGTTGGCGACGTGCTGATGCACCACCCCTACCAGTCCTTCGAGCCGGTGGTGCAGTTCCTGCGCGAGGCGGTCGAAGACCCCGACGTGCTCGCCATCAAGCAGACCATCTACCGCACCGGCAGCGAGTCGCCGCTGATGGACCTCTTGATCGAAGCTGCACGCCGCGGCAAGGAAGTGATGGCGGTGGTGGAGCTGAAGGCCCGCTTCGACGAAGAGGCCAACATCAACTGGGCCGAGCGGCTGGAGGCCGTGGGCGCGCAGGTGGTCTACGGCATCGTGGGCCTCAAGACCCACGCCAAGCTGCTGCTCGTGACGCGCCGCGAAGGCAACCGCCTGCGCCGCTACACGCACCTGTCGACCGGCAACTACAACCCCAAGACCGCGCGGCTCTACACCGACGTGGGCTACCTCACGGCCGACCCGGAGTTGACGTCGGACGCCGACGCCGTCTTCCAGCAGCTCGCAAGCCTCGGCAAGACCCGCCCGATGAAGCAGCTGCTGCAGGCGCCGTTCACCTTGCACAAGCAGATGCTCAGGCTGGTGGAGCAGGTGGCGCAGGCGGCGCGCGAGGGCAAGCCGGCACGCATCGTCGCCAAGGTCAATGCGCTCACCGACGTGCCGTTGATCGACGCGCTCATCACGGCCGGCCAGGCTGGGGCGAGCATCGACCTCATCGTGCGCGGCGCCTGCATGCTGCCGCCGGGCATTCCGGGTGTCACCGACCGCATCCGCGTGCGCTCGGTGGTGGGCCGGCTGCTGGAGCATTCACGGGTCCTGTACTTCCGCTGGGGCACGGGCGACGACGATGAAGCGCTCTACCTGTCGAGCGCCGACTGGATGAGCCGCAACATGTTCCGCCGCATCGAGGTGGCGTGGCCGGTGCGCGACGCCAAGATGCGCCAGCGCGTCATCGACGAGTGCCTGGTGCCCTACCTGCATGATCGGCAAGACGCCTGGGAACTCCGCGCAGACGGTGAGTACGAACGGGTGGGCCCCGACGGCCCGAGCGCCCAGCGCGCCCTGATGGAACGTTACGCAGCGGGAGGCTGA